From the Canis lupus familiaris isolate Mischka breed German Shepherd chromosome 27, alternate assembly UU_Cfam_GSD_1.0, whole genome shotgun sequence genome, the window CCAGGCCTGGCTGCTCCACAGTGGGAGGTTTCCAGAAGGGTTCAGCAGGTACCCCTGGCGACAGGGGTAGAAGCCTGCATATTCCGTGGTGGCAGAGCTGTTCTGAAAGGGAATGGCGGGTTAACCCAAGAGCTCTAAGGAAAATCAGAATTGTGTGTGGGCCGCGTCTTAAGCTTTAGCAATGAGCAGAACGGGAAAGTCcttgaaaagaaagcagaaaaaaataaaagcttcctgTTACCTGAGTCACACTGTTGCTCTCCTTTGGCCAGTTGCTTTTCTGCCACCTCTTGCTTTTCATCCTCTGGTTCTGGAACCAGGTTTTAACCTATAAGGGAAAAGTGACAGGAAGACATGAAATACCAGTAGTGCGGATATGCTAAGGATCAAAGATTATTGTTGACATTGTTTCCCCAGACAACAGCTATCTAAagctcaggaacaagacagaaacTTCTAGAGTCCTACCTTTCATTCACGGAAACAATGTTCTAGGGATGGAGGTCAACGCCCTTTTTCAATGAGCCtaccagttattttattttatttttttaatttttatttatttatgatagtcacagagagagagagagagagagagagggagagagagaggcagagacacaggcagagggagaagcaggctccatgcactgggagcccgatgtgggattcgatcccgggtctccaggatcgcaccctgggccaaaggcaggcgctaaaccgctgcgccacccagggatcccgagcctaCCAGTTTAGAGAAGACACATTACATATCTATTCACTAGGAAGTTCacatttacttttcttaaaggattttatctatttattcattggagacacagagaatcatagacacaggcaggagaagaaaGCCCCACatggagagcctgatatgggactcgatcccaggaccccagggtcacaccttgGGGACAAGAGAAATCATAGACACAGGGCAGGAAAGCCCCACatggagagcctgatatgggactcgatcccaggaccccagggtcacaccctgggccaaaggcaggcgctaaaccgctgcgccacccagggatcccgaagattcacatttaaataaatgtctaggagtgcctgtgtggctcaatgggttaagcggctgccttaggcttgggtcataatctcaaggtcctggtatccagccccatatcaggctccctgctcagtgggaagtctgcttctccttttccttgaaTGTCCTGctgtctttctgtgtcaaataaataaaaataaataaaaataaaaataaaaaaatgaatgaatgaatgtctacCCACCTCTTCATTCATACTTACTCACGCCCCTAGTTGGTTAAAGGTACTTTGTGATTAAAAAACCTCCTCCAtaagcacactttttttttttttttaagatttttaatttatttgttcatgagagacacacacagaggcagagacacaggcagagggacaagcaggcttcacgcagcaagctcgatgtgggactcgatcctggatcctgggatcacaccctggagctgaaggcagatgctgagccacccaggcatccccataagcACACTTCCatttaatacaataatagtggtaattttaactcaaaaattatgaaatataccACTAGGACAATTATTGAGAAAATATCAAGTTATGTAGGAGCACACAATAAACTTAAACTTCCAAATGATTTACAatgataaattagaaaatgaaattaagaaggaCCAGAAGTATGTATGTacaggtgtacacacacacacaataacttATGGAATGGAGGTCTttggggatgcccgggtggctcagcgattgagcatttgcctttggctcaaggtgtgatcctggagtcctaggaccagagccccacatggggccctcctgcgtggagcctgcttctccctctgcttgtttctctgcctctccctcagcatctttcatgaatagagaaataaaatcttaaaaaaaaaaaaaaggaatggaggaCTTTGTCTAAGTATGGCACCAGTGATAGAAAAACACCATAAAATATCTGACTGaataataagaatatgaaaaataattaacctTATTAGTAATCATGCATACAGATAAaagattccattttaatttaataagcaGTGTTGGTTAAGGACTCTCCCTATCCCGGAAGATGAGATTATACAACTCCTTTGATCAAGgagaaattggaaatatttttatgatcttgGCATGTGCAACATAGAAAAACTAGTTAAGTAAATTATGGCATATTAAAgagaacctttttttaaagatttttatttatttattcatgagagaacagagagagtgagagagagagaggcagagacacaggcagagggaaaagcaggctccatgcagggagcccaacgtgggacccgatcccaggaccccaggatcacgccctgggctgaaggcaggcactttaactgctgagccacccaggtgtcctaagagaactttttaaaaaagattttatttgacagagaaagcacaagcaggggcagcagcaggcagagggagaagcaggcttcctgatgaGCAGGCAGCAatatgtggggctcagtcccaggacctgggcaccacgaccctagccaaaggcataggcttaaccgactgacccacccaggtgccctaaagagAACATTAAAGATGATCGTGAAATGTTAGAAAGATCTCactttcatattaaaattatttgtagggTAGGCCCAATAACAGGCTACATGGATGTTAGTAACACTCAGCTGCAAATTAGCGTTTTTATTTCTCACTGCAAGGACAACAAAACCAACACTACCTGCTTATAGCTGAGGTTCAGAATGTTGGAAAGTTCTTGCATCTGCTGGAGACTGAGGTATTTCTGTCTCTGAAATCGATCATTGAGAACATACAGCTGGGTCTGAGAGAACACCGTCCTCATCTTCTGTTTCTTGCCCTGGGTCGCATCTTCCTTCCTCGCTGTTCTCTCCTCTCCAGAGGTGGGTGGGAGTTTTACCCGCGGACTGGTGGAAGAATCCGGGCTGTCCTGAGTAAGCAGATccatggaggaaggaagaggagagactgTTGGGAATAAAAAAGACACTTTTCTCTAAATCTTTTCAAATACTAAATTATCTTTGCAAATTTAtggttttcaaagcatttttaaagtcCTCACAACCTCAGAATTAGGGAGTAAGTAAAAATTTAACTCTTACATGACCCTGAACACTTTTTCTAGTCTTTGTGTGATGCCACTACAGTAAGTATACTAGTtggcaccttaaaaaaaaaaaagtatacacacac encodes:
- the NANOG gene encoding homeobox protein NANOG, producing the protein MSADPAPPQCPPGPQAPNSRDPSPMPEVYGPRGNPASLPMSSAETPHAETVSPLPSSMDLLTQDSPDSSTSPRVKLPPTSGEERTARKEDATQGKKQKMRTVFSQTQLYVLNDRFQRQKYLSLQQMQELSNILNLSYKQVKTWFQNQRMKSKRWQKSNWPKESNSVTQNSSATTEYAGFYPCRQGYLLNPSGNLPLWSSQAWNNPNWSSQTWNSQSWSSHSWNSQTWCPQAWNNQAWNNPLHNCEEESLQPPIQFQQNSMGDLESIFETAGESHGVLQQSTKYFSTPQIMDFFPNYSEHST